The Bosea sp. AS-1 region GCTCGGTTCGGGCACCCGCACCAAGGATATCGCGGCTCCGGGCGCCAATGCCGTCTCGACCAGCGAGATGGGCGCGGCGATCATCAAGGCGCTCGAAGCGCGGGGCTGATATTCGCAAGAATGGAGGGGTGCTTGTCGCGCCTCTCCCCCTCGTGAATTGCCGTGATTCCGCTTTCGTGGCCTAACAGCTGCCAACGAAAACGGAGTGTGTCCGTCATGCTGATCAAGCGCCGGGCCGGCTGGGAAATGCCGGAAAGCCAAGCCACGCCGGAGAGCGTGTTCCTCAATCGCCGCCAGCTGATGGCAGCGGGAGCGGGGCTGATCGCAGGCGCCGCGCTGCCAGGCATCGCAGCCGCGGATACGCCGGATCCCACGCTCGACCTCTACCCTGCCAAGCGCAATGAGGCCTACAAGCTCGACGTTCCGCTGACCAAGGCCGAGGACGCGGCGAACTACAACAATTTCTACGAGTTCGGCATGTCGAAGGACATCGTCGATGCTTCGCACCGGCTGGCGACGCGACCCTGGTCGATCCAGGTCGACGGCATGGTCGAAAAACCCTTCGAGATCGGCTTCGACGATCTGGTCCGCAAGCTGCCGCTGGAGGAGCGGCTCTACCGCTTCCGTTGCGTTGAAGCCTGGGCAATGGCGGTGCCGTGGACCGGCATCCCGCTCAAATCCTTCGTGGCGTTGGCCAAGCCGCTTTCGGGCGCGAAATACATCCGCCTCGAGACCTTCCTGAACCCGCGCGTCGCACCGGGGCAGAATCAGCGCTGGTACCCGTGGCCCTATGTGGAGGGGCTGACGATGGCCGAGGCGGCGAACGAGCTGCCGCTTCTCGTGACCGGCATCTACGGTAAACCGCTGCCGACGCAGCACGGTGCGCCGATCCGCCTGATCACGCCGTGGAAATACGGATTCAAATCGGTGAAATCGATCCGCAAGATCAGCTTCGTCGCCGAGCGGCCGAAGACCTTCTGGGAGGCGCTGCAGTCTTCCGAATACGGCTTCTGGGCCAATGTGAACCCGGCCGTGCCGCATCCACGCTGGAGTCAGGCGAGCGAGCAGGTGCTGGGCTCGCGCGACCGGCGCCCGACCCAGATCTACAATGGCTATGGCGAGCAGGTCGCCGGGCTCTACAAAGGGCTGGAGGGCGAAGCGCTGTTCATGTGAAGCGGCGGGGCTCTGCTGTCAGCTTTCGGGTGCCCTCGGCGCTATGAGGCGTGCTAGACCGGTCTGGTCCACGCAATGGCGCCGGGAGAGCGAAGATGGCCACCCAGCATTTCCATCTCTTCGAGACGGCGATCGGGGTCTGCGCGCTGGCCTGGGAAGGCGAGCGCTTCATCGGTGCGCAACTGCCAGAGGGCGACGAAGAGGGCGCGCGCAAGCGACTGGCGCGGCGTTTTCCGGAGGCTGAGGAAGCCGAGGCGCAGGGTTTCGTCGCAGAGGCCGTGGACGGCATTCGGGCGTTGTTCGAAGGGGAGAAGCGCGACCTGTCGCATCTGCCGCTCGCGCTGGAACGGGCCCCGGACTTCAACCGCAAGGTCTATGAGGTCGCCCTGTCGATTCCGCATGGGGAGACACTGACCTATGGCGAGGTGGCGCAGCGTATCGGCGAGCCCGGCGCAGCACGGGCGGTCGGTGTCGCACTCGGCCAAAATCTCTGGCCGATCATCGTGCCCTGCCATCGCGTGCTGGCCGCCGGAGGCAAGACTGGCGGCTTCTCGGCCGATGGCGGTGTCGAGACGAAACTTAGGATCCTGACGATCGAGAAGGCGCGAACCAGCGACGAGCCCAGCCTGTTCGATGCGCTGCCCCTGGCGGCCAGACCGCCGCGGGGCTGACGCTCCCATCGGCCCCGAATGCCGACCGCCGAACCTTGAAGCATTGCAACAATATGCTTGCAGCGCAGCCGCTTGCGCCACGCTTGCCGAGCCCTCTACTGTCGCGGCCTTTCTGCCCTGCAATGAGGAATTACCATGGCCAAACTGAAGCTCGCCATCGTCGTCGGCAGCAATCGTCGCGAGTCGATCAACCGCAAGCTGGCGCAGGCCCTGGCCAAGCTTGGAAGCGATGCTTTCGAGCCTTCCTTCGTGCAGATCGACGACCTGCCGATGTTCAACCAGGATCTCGAACCGAACCGGCCCGAATCGACGTTGCGGCTGAAGCGCGAGATCGAGGCGGCGGACGCCATCCTGA contains the following coding sequences:
- the msrP gene encoding protein-methionine-sulfoxide reductase catalytic subunit MsrP; translation: MLIKRRAGWEMPESQATPESVFLNRRQLMAAGAGLIAGAALPGIAAADTPDPTLDLYPAKRNEAYKLDVPLTKAEDAANYNNFYEFGMSKDIVDASHRLATRPWSIQVDGMVEKPFEIGFDDLVRKLPLEERLYRFRCVEAWAMAVPWTGIPLKSFVALAKPLSGAKYIRLETFLNPRVAPGQNQRWYPWPYVEGLTMAEAANELPLLVTGIYGKPLPTQHGAPIRLITPWKYGFKSVKSIRKISFVAERPKTFWEALQSSEYGFWANVNPAVPHPRWSQASEQVLGSRDRRPTQIYNGYGEQVAGLYKGLEGEALFM
- a CDS encoding methylated-DNA--[protein]-cysteine S-methyltransferase; translation: MATQHFHLFETAIGVCALAWEGERFIGAQLPEGDEEGARKRLARRFPEAEEAEAQGFVAEAVDGIRALFEGEKRDLSHLPLALERAPDFNRKVYEVALSIPHGETLTYGEVAQRIGEPGAARAVGVALGQNLWPIIVPCHRVLAAGGKTGGFSADGGVETKLRILTIEKARTSDEPSLFDALPLAARPPRG